In Rhodamnia argentea isolate NSW1041297 chromosome 11, ASM2092103v1, whole genome shotgun sequence, one genomic interval encodes:
- the LOC115747361 gene encoding dihydroorotate dehydrogenase (quinone), mitochondrial: protein MATRASRKLISDYITKRAISSSVGSCRHCSSAAASSPKIPHFSMKRRLLTGATIGLVIAGGAYVSTVDEATFCGWLFSATKLVNPFFALLDAEVAHRLAVTAASRGWVPREKRPDPANLGLEVWGRKFSNPIGLAAGFDKNAEAVEGFLGMGFGFVEVGSVTPVPQEGNPKSRIFRLRKEGAIINRCGFNSEGIVAVAKRLGAQHGKRKLDETSSTSPSSSEEVKHGGKAGPGILGVNLGKNKTSEDAAADYVQGVHTLSQFADYLVINVSSPNTPGLRMLQGRKQLKDLVKKIQAARDEMQWGEEGPPPLLVKIAPDLSREDLEDIAAVALALCLDGLIISNTTISRPDPVNKNPVSEEAGGLSGKPLFNLSTRILKEMYILTRGKIPLIGCGGISSGEDAYEKIRAGASLLQLYTAFAYGGPALIPQMKAELSECLERDGFKSVLEAVGADCR, encoded by the exons CGGAGATTGCTGACAGGAGCCACTATAGGCCTGGTTATAGCTGGTGGTGCTTATGTGAGTACTGTAGATGAAGCAACTTTCTG TGGATGGCTGTTCTCAGCAACCAAACTAGTGAATCCGTTCTTTGCTCTTCTAGATGCTGAGGTTGCCCATAGACTAGCTGTTACAGCTGCTTCTCGTGGCTGGGTTCCTAGGGAGAAGCGGCCTGATCCGGCAAATTTAGGACTGGAAGTTTGGGGAAGGAAGTTCTCCAATCCCATAGGCCTTGCTGCTGGTTTTGATAAAAATGCTGAGGCTGTTGAGGGTTTCCTAGGGATGGGCTTTGGATTTGTAGAGGTGGGCTCCGTCACACCAGTACCACAGGAGGGTAATCCAAAGTCGCGCATCTTCAGATTGCGTAAAGAAGG TGCCATCATAAACCGCTGTGGCTTCAACAGTGAAGGCATAGTTGCTGTTGCTAAGCGACTGGGTGCTCAGCATGGTAAAAGAAAGTTGGATGAAACCTCAAGCACGTCCCCTTCATCCAGTGAGGAAGTAAAACATGGAGGAAAAGCTGGTCCTGGCATTCTTGGTGTAAATCTTGGGAAGAATAAGACAAGTGAGGATGCTGCTGCAGATTACGTACAGGGGGTCCATACATTATCGCAGTTTGCTGATTACTTG GTTATTAATGTTTCATCTCCAAATACTCCGGGATTGCGTATGCTTCAAGGAAGAAAGCAGTTAAAAGACCTTGTTAAGAAG ATTCAAGCTGCTCGCGATGAAATGCAATGGGGTGAGGAGGGTCCACCTCCATTACTTGTTAAAATAGCTCCTGACTTGTCTCGAGAAGACCTTGAGGACATTGCAGCG GTGGCTCTTGCTCTTTGCCTGGATGGATTG ATCATATCAAATACGACCATCTCTCGACCAGATCCTGTGAACAAAAATCCAGTGTCTGAGGAGGCAGGTGGTTTGAGTGGCAAACCTCTCTTTAACTTGTCTACTAGAATCTTGAAGGAGATGTACATTTTAACACGG GGAAAAATACCTCTGATAGGCTGTGGGGGCATAAGCAG TGGTGAAGATGCATACGAGAAAATAAGAGCTGGTGCTTCTCTTCTTCAGCTTTACACAGCATTTGCTTATGGGGGTCCTGCCTTAATTCCACAAATGAAG GCTGAACTGTCGGAGTGCTTGGAAAGGGATGGTTTCAAGTCTGTACTTGAAGCAGTAGGTGCAGATTGCAGATGA